The sequence below is a genomic window from Desulfovibrio sp. JC022.
CTCCAAGAAATTGCAGACTTCCGTGCGTGTTCAGATTGATACCGGCGACTACCGTGAGCGTCAGGATGAAAAACTCCGTCAGCTGGCTTGGCATCTTGCCGATAAAGCCATGCATACCGGACGTGTTCAGTCCACAAAGCCGCTCAGCTCTTACCATCGCAGAGTAGTGCACATGGCTTTGCAGGAAGACAAGCACGTCAATACCCGCAGTAAAGGCGAAGGCCCCATGAAGCGGGTTCTGATCCTGCCCCGTCGCAGTCGTGGCGCAGGAAGCGGCGGAAGACGTAATGATGGTTATAATTCTCGCGGCAATGACCGTTACAATTCCCGTAATGATCGCAATGATCGTAGTGGTGGGCGCAGGGATCGTACTGAACGTCCTGAACGCAATGACCGCAGGGATCGTACCGAGCGTCCGGAACGTAATGACCGCAGAGACCGTACCGAGCGTCCAGAACGCAGAGATCGCAACGATAATTACGGCGGACGCGGACGCAACGATAACTATCGTGGACGCAATAACCGTAATGACAATTACAACAACAGGAACCGTGACGAAAACTTCGGAAACCGCGAAGAGTTCAACCGTCCGGCACCTTTTGATGATAATTACGGCAATCGTTACAACAAAGACGATAATTACGGTAACCGTCAGTCCCGTTACAATAATACTCGCCGTAACGACCGCACTAACGATCGTAACAAAGATGGCAACAAAGACGGTAACAGCACTAATTACAACAGTGATCGCTACAACCGTTACTAGTTGTCAGTTCACGATCGCTGAATAACGATTTTGAAAACCCCGTGGACTCTGGTCTGCGGGGTTTATCCTTTCTTTTAGGGAGATATTGATATGTCCATAACTTCCACCGGGACCATTGCCGCCATAGCCACCCCTCCGGGTGACGGCGGGGTCGGAATCATCAGGATCAGCGGTGATAAAGCCAAATTAATTGCTAAGGAAATTTTCCGTCCGGCAAAGGATTCCTTTTCAAGTTTTAAGCCCTACACCATGCATTACGGCACTGTAGTGGATGCTGATTCCGTTGAGATAGATGACGTCTTGGCTGTTTTTATGCCCGGTCCAAATTCCTACACCGGTGAAGATACCATTGAGCTTAATTGCCATGGCGGCCGCGCCATTCTTGGTGCTGTTCTCGGAGAAGTGCTTTTAAAAGGCGCACGGCTGGCTAACGCCGGAGAATTCACCCTGCGAGCTTTCCTGAATGGACGTATGGATCTTACACAGGCTGAAGCTGTAGCGGAGATGATTCACGCTCCCTCACGCGGTGCGGCCCAGCTTGCCAAGGTTAAGCTTTCCGGTGTGCTTGGTGAGCGTATCAGCGGATTGCGTGCGCGTTTGGAAGAGCTGCGGGCCCAGCTTTGTGTGGCTGTTGATTTCCCTGAAGATGAGCTTGAGTGTCTCCCCCTTGAACAGATGCAGTCCGAAGTGGGTGATGCAGCAAAGAATATTTCTGAAATATTATCCGGTGTTGAACGGACCAAGGCCTGGCGTGAAGGCGGTCTGGCTGTTCTTTCCGGTAAAGTAAATGCCGGTAAGTCCAGCCTGCTTAACGCGCTTTTGGGTCGTGATCGGGCTATTGTTACCGACATTCCCGGAACCACCCGTGATTTTATCGAAGAAACCCTGAACCTTGACGGTTTACAGGTCCGGGTAGTTGATACCGCCGGTTTACGCGAAACAAGTGATGCCGTGGAGCTTGCCGGGGTGGATATGGGGCGCGATCTGGCTTCTCAGGCCGATCTGGTTCTACTTATCATTGACGGTTCCAAACCGTTTGCTCTTGCTGATCTTGATCCGCAGTTTGCAGATAAGGCCGGTGAGTGCCTTGCGGTAATTAATAAATCGGACCTTGATCAGGCTGATCCTTCTCCTGCTGAAATTATGCGTAAAGCCGGGTACGAGGTTGTTGAAATTTCAGCCAAAAAGGGCCAAGGTATTGAGCGGCTGGCAGCCCTGATCCGTGAGTATATCCTCAAAGGAGCAGGTGAGCCTGATCCTGATGCGCTGGTTCCGAACTCTCGTCAGGCTGTTACCTTGAAAAAGGCTAATCGTGAGCTTGAGGAGCTTCTTGGTGATATCGCAATGCAGGTTCCTTATGATCTGCTTGGTGTCCGTCTTGAGTCTGCTTGCAGTGCCCTTTCCGAGATAACCGGGGAGATTACGCCGCAGGAAGTGTTGAATTCAATTTTCGAAAATTTTTGCGTTGGAAAATAAAATGGAAGACAGTAAATTTGTTGATCTCAAAGGCGTGACTTGCGGACTTGTACCCATCATTGTGAACCATCTTGATACCACTTCCAATCCGGTGGTGGAATTTCAGGTCCGGCTTGGTATCCGCGAAGAGCTTATGAGCGGATTCGGGACAGGCGGTAACTGGGATATTGAAGTAATCGACGATCTAGGCTGTGATCGTCTGCGCTTCAGCCGTCGAAAGGATTCTAATGAAGATAGATTAAATATTGTAGAATATTAAAACGCCTCCGACGTCCAAGAACTTTTATTAGTTTTGATTCGACTTAGCGCGGTAATTTTTTGCTAAAGAGGCTAGGCTTTTGGGGCATAATTTCAAAGCCTTGGGGTTGCTGAGTAGATTTTTCAAATCTTCCACAGTGTCCATGTCCTGATGCTCTGGAAGAATTGCCGGAGTAATACCTTGCTTTTTCAGCCGGGAAATTGTTTCGGGAAAGACCTTTTCCGTACTCCATTCCATGTTTTTGAAGATGGAATCTGTTAAATATTTTTTTTGAAAACCGATCAGGTAATAGCCCCCGTCACTTGCAGGTCCGATGCAAACGGGGGCTTTTTTTAGGGATTGTCTAGCTTGAAGAATACAATCAGGATCGAGATCGGGCAGGTCGCTTCCGGTGAGGATGCAGGAATCAAAACCCTGCTCAAAAGCAGCCAGTAACGCATTGTGCATGCGTTCTCCCAGGTCATTGCCCTGCTGGGGAATATAGATGCGTTGCCCTAGCCATTCCCGGTATTTCTCTTTTGGCTGAAAGGGGTCGTATGTGATGATCGGATCAAGGCCTGCACTATTCATATTGCCAAGCATATCTTCCACAAAAGCGGTGTATAATTCAGCAGCAGCTTCGTAGCCTATATCTTTACCTAGACGGGTCTTTACCTTACCCGGTTGGGAATATTTTACAAAGACGACAACAGCGCATTTCATGATTCAGTTTTTCGCCTGCGGTACATGTTCTTTAGTGTGGCGGGATTTACTCCATATAAATGCAGGACGCGTAAAAAAGTATTGCGCAGCGCGCAACGCAAGGGGCCTGTGTCGATATAGCGACGGGCCGAAGTTATAACTGCCACTTTGAGAATGACTATTTCCTTGCGCTGCTTCTTGATTGACTGGAAAAATTCTACATCTTCCATAAGTGATATTTCCGGAAATCCGCCCAATTTTTTGAAAGTTGTTCTGGGAAGGAAAATAGCCTGATCTCCGTATGGAACGCGCTCGACCCTGCACCGTAGATCAGCGAGGAATGCAATAAGTTTCATGGAGCGTGAAGACGAGTCAAAGCCGAGCTTAAAGGCCCCGGCTGTGGCGCAGGGCGCAGCAAGGGCCTTACGGATAAGATTACCCGCATCGGGCGGCAGGGTGGTGTCGGCGTGTAAAAAGAGCAGGACGTCACCTTCAGCTTTTTGCGCACCGGAATTCATCTGGACCGCTCGTCCGGGAGGTGACGATAAAAGCATCACCTCATCGTCGACAACAGCGGACATGGTGGACCCGTCAGCAGAGCCGTCAACGATGATGATTTCAGAATTTTCCCCGCAACATTCCTTCACATTCGCGATGCAGGAGCGAATAGTCTCCGCCTCATCATAAACCGGAATGATGACAGATATTTTCAAGTTTGAAAGCATAGTGCAGTACTATACTTTTTCCCGTGCCCGATAAAGGGGCAAATTTTTATAATTTCCAGAGGCGAAGCCCTGATAAAAGGTTTTAAGGCTCCCGGCAGGGTCGCCGAAGGCTCTTAAATCAAAAGCGCGGAGCGCATTAAAATTATCCTACACGACCGAGTTGGTCTTCTTCCATGCGGGACTGGCAGGACACGCAAAAGCGGGTAGTCGGGTTCGCTTTGATGCGGGCAATGGCTATTTCTTCACCGCAATCTTCGCAGATCCCGAAATCCCAATGCTCGACGCGCCCTATTGTTTCTTCAAGCGCAGCGATGAGTTCGCTTTCGCGCACATGCAGGGCAAGGTTGATTTTTTGTTCGCTGATGCGGGATGCATACTCGTTGTCGTCAGCACAGCTTTCTACTGCAGTGTCACGGG
It includes:
- a CDS encoding TraR/DksA family transcriptional regulator produces the protein MNSVQRTNIRKHLEEKLTELVKRVQSRDTAVESCADDNEYASRISEQKINLALHVRESELIAALEETIGRVEHWDFGICEDCGEEIAIARIKANPTTRFCVSCQSRMEEDQLGRVG
- the jag gene encoding RNA-binding cell elongation regulator Jag/EloR, whose product is MSEFMEFQGKNLDEAINNACDHFSLNRDKLEIEILSGGSTGVFGLVGKKNAKVKARPRGADNRNALNDDSRRGRGRQPRREQPERRQPEPRQADRRREEPAPVAKEETAPAPRTEPEVPAIKPEAEVAVKEEGEIAVKPESEVAVRDEAPAPAVAEEQQSEFGEEQREEQRERREERREPRSIMEGDPEDIAAAVREALETMIEPIIQGKPKLEIEVGEDRVNVLVDDEENSGLIIGREGQTLSSLQYLCNRMVSKKLQTSVRVQIDTGDYRERQDEKLRQLAWHLADKAMHTGRVQSTKPLSSYHRRVVHMALQEDKHVNTRSKGEGPMKRVLILPRRSRGAGSGGRRNDGYNSRGNDRYNSRNDRNDRSGGRRDRTERPERNDRRDRTERPERNDRRDRTERPERRDRNDNYGGRGRNDNYRGRNNRNDNYNNRNRDENFGNREEFNRPAPFDDNYGNRYNKDDNYGNRQSRYNNTRRNDRTNDRNKDGNKDGNSTNYNSDRYNRY
- a CDS encoding TIGR04282 family arsenosugar biosynthesis glycosyltransferase, whose amino-acid sequence is MKCAVVVFVKYSQPGKVKTRLGKDIGYEAAAELYTAFVEDMLGNMNSAGLDPIITYDPFQPKEKYREWLGQRIYIPQQGNDLGERMHNALLAAFEQGFDSCILTGSDLPDLDPDCILQARQSLKKAPVCIGPASDGGYYLIGFQKKYLTDSIFKNMEWSTEKVFPETISRLKKQGITPAILPEHQDMDTVEDLKNLLSNPKALKLCPKSLASLAKNYRAKSNQN
- a CDS encoding TIGR04283 family arsenosugar biosynthesis glycosyltransferase, encoding MLSNLKISVIIPVYDEAETIRSCIANVKECCGENSEIIIVDGSADGSTMSAVVDDEVMLLSSPPGRAVQMNSGAQKAEGDVLLFLHADTTLPPDAGNLIRKALAAPCATAGAFKLGFDSSSRSMKLIAFLADLRCRVERVPYGDQAIFLPRTTFKKLGGFPEISLMEDVEFFQSIKKQRKEIVILKVAVITSARRYIDTGPLRCALRNTFLRVLHLYGVNPATLKNMYRRRKTES
- the mnmE gene encoding tRNA uridine-5-carboxymethylaminomethyl(34) synthesis GTPase MnmE, which translates into the protein MSITSTGTIAAIATPPGDGGVGIIRISGDKAKLIAKEIFRPAKDSFSSFKPYTMHYGTVVDADSVEIDDVLAVFMPGPNSYTGEDTIELNCHGGRAILGAVLGEVLLKGARLANAGEFTLRAFLNGRMDLTQAEAVAEMIHAPSRGAAQLAKVKLSGVLGERISGLRARLEELRAQLCVAVDFPEDELECLPLEQMQSEVGDAAKNISEILSGVERTKAWREGGLAVLSGKVNAGKSSLLNALLGRDRAIVTDIPGTTRDFIEETLNLDGLQVRVVDTAGLRETSDAVELAGVDMGRDLASQADLVLLIIDGSKPFALADLDPQFADKAGECLAVINKSDLDQADPSPAEIMRKAGYEVVEISAKKGQGIERLAALIREYILKGAGEPDPDALVPNSRQAVTLKKANRELEELLGDIAMQVPYDLLGVRLESACSALSEITGEITPQEVLNSIFENFCVGK